The following are from one region of the Arachis duranensis cultivar V14167 chromosome 10, aradu.V14167.gnm2.J7QH, whole genome shotgun sequence genome:
- the LOC107471362 gene encoding mediator of RNA polymerase II transcription subunit 27 — protein sequence MQQSQQAPPHSTSTPPPAPPSSTGGSAAEAPPKQVALAMDKLGEAERIIADIRIGADRVLEALFVAASQPHHGTKPLQLFLKEDACMRRYLQDLRSLGKELEESGVLSESVRSRKDFWGLHMPLVCPDGAMVAYAWKRQLAGQAGASAVDRTRLALKAFTDQKRRFFPHLDYGLETNESALKKRCGSVESTVDPKEESSFLKILPDVLKSVEKEVPNLKISTFERLDWLKRASTLTSSTNENSLEHNYPGSNKLRLGSLGNVAAEKIAVIEMLVPSTFRVVIALHPAGSTDPDAVAFFAPEESGSYVHARGFSVHHVFRHITDYAATALQYFLGNQVEASLYCLLHWICSYQTLFSRPCSKCSRLLAADKQSAFLLPPVLRPYWQFSLSKILSTISSKDHTSDITPAYHVGCFSEEL from the exons ATGCAACAGAGTCAGCAAGCCCCACCACACTCGACCTCTACTCCTCCTCCTGCTCCTCCGTCGTCCACTGGTGGCTCAGCGGCTGAGGCTCCGCCGAAGCAGGTGGCGCTCGCGATGGACAAGCTCGGAGAAGCCGAACGCATCATTGCCGACATCAGGATCGGCGCCGACCGAGTCCTCGAAGCTCTATTCGTCGCCGCCTCACAGCCTCACCACGGCACCAAGCCTCTTCAGCTCTTCCTCAAAGAAGATGCTTGTATGCGCCGCTACCTTCAGGACCTTCGATCCCTTG GGAAGGAGCTGGAGGAATCTGGAGTTCTCAGTGAATCAGTTCGGTCGCGAAAGGATTTTTGGGGATTGCATATGCCGCTGGTTTGTCCTGATGGTGCTATGGTTGCTTACGCTTGGAAACGACAGCTTGCAGGGCAAGCCGGTGCTTCCGCCGTGGACAGGACTag GTTAGCTCTCAAGGCCTTCACTGATCAGAAGAGGCGTTTCTTCCCTCATCTTGATTATGGTCTTGAAACTAATGAATCAGCCTTGAAAAAACGTTGTGGATCAGTAGAAAGTACAGTGGATCCGAAGGAAGAAAGTAGTTTTCTTAAGATCCTGCCAGATGTTCTGAAATCAGTAGAAAAGGAAGTACCAAACTTGAAAATTTCAACTTTTGAGCGATTGGACTGGTTAAAAAGAGCTTCCACACTTACTTCTTCTACAAATGAGAATTCTTTGGAACATAATTATCCTGGTTCTAACAAGCTAAGGTTAGGATCACTGGGCAATGTTGCTGCTGAGAAAATTGCGGTGATCGAGATGTTGGTGCCATCAACATTCAGAGTTGTTATTGCCTTGCATCCTGCTGGTTCTACTGATCCTGATGCCGTTGCATTCTTTGCTCCAGAGGAG AGCGGAAGCTATGTGCATGCCAGGGGGTTTTCAGTGCATCATGTATTTAGACATATCACG GATTATGCAGCTACAGCTCTGCAATATTTTCTTGGGAACCAAGTTGAAGCGTCTCTGTATTGTCTTTTG CACTGGATTTGCAGCTACCAGACTCTGTTTTCAAGACCATGCAG CAAATGTTCCCGGCTACTTGCGGCAGATAAACAATCAGCTTTTCTGCTGCCTCCAGTGCTCCGTCCTTATTGGCAGTTTTCCTTATCAAAAATTTTGTCAACAATTTCCTCAAAAGACCATACTTCAGATATCACTCCTGCTTATCATGTTGGCTGCTTCTCCGAGGAATTATGA
- the LOC107471346 gene encoding receptor protein kinase TMK1, giving the protein MSTAFSLFLSLFLLAVRHILAETDPNDVSILHQFRKGLDDPKLLPWPEDGGDPCGTPRWDYIFCDGNRVAQIQAKNLNLSGPLPTTFNQLTALTNVGLQNNRLNGPLPSFKGLKDLKYLFLDYNNFDSLPSDCFDGLDSLEVLALDHNNLNATNGGWSLPPSLQGSTQLTNLSCMSCNLVGSLPDFLGKMNSLSFLKLSDNNLTGELPATLNGTVLQVLWLNNQQGEGLTGTIDVVSTMVSLTSLWLHGNKFSGSIPENIGDLDSLKDLNLNGNQLVGLVPDALGNMKLDTLDLNNNHLMGPIPDFKAVNATFDNNDFCQDKPGIPCSFEVMALLQFLGGLNYPSNLVDSWTRNDPCSGPWLGIKCDTNGKVSMINLPNFKLNGTLSPSVANLGSLAEIRLGGNHIGGVVPSNWTNLSSLSLLDLSDNNISGPMPKFRPGVKLVTVGNPLLDPHSQAPSSGNNNPSTGSGNDEPSTGSTPAHSNNNPSSSNEAKKSKGKALVTIVAPIAGVAAAAFLLIPIYVYCFRRRRKDALLAPSSLVIHPRDPSDSDRIVKIAVANNTNGSISTLTGSGSGSRNSSGIGDSHVIEAGNLVISVQVLRNVTKNFASENELGRGGFGVVYKGELDDGTKIAVKRMEAGVISSKALDEFQAEIAVLSKVRHRHLVSLLGYSIEGNERILVYEYMPQGALSKHLFHWKSFGMEPLSWKRRLNIALDVARGLEYLHSMAHQSFIHRDLKSSNILLADDFRAKISDFGLVKLAPEGEKSVVTRLAGTFGYLAPEYAVTGKITTKADVFSFGVVLMELLTGLMALDEGRSEESQYLAAWFWHIKSDKKKLRAAIDQSLDIKEETFETICVIAELVGHCTAREPSQRPDMGHAVNVLAPLVEKWKPFDDDTEEYSGIDYSLPLNQMVKDWQEAEGKDLSYMDLEDSKSSIPARPTGFADSFTSADGR; this is encoded by the exons ATGTCCACCgccttctctctcttcctctccctCTTCCTCCTCGCTGTCCGCCATATCCTCGCCGAAACCGACCCCAACGACGTTAGCATCCTCCACCAGTTCCGAAAAGGACTTGACGACCCTAAGCTCCTTCCATGGCCCGAAGATGGCGGCGACCCATGCGGCACTCCTCGCTGGGACTACATCTTCTGCGACGGAAACAGAGTTGCTCAGATTCAAGCCAAGAATCTCAACCTCTCTGGTCCCTTGCCTACCACCTTCAACCAACTCACCGCACTCACCAACGTTGGCCTCCAGAATAACCGTCTCAACGGTCCTTTACCGTCTTTCAAGGGTTTGAAGGACCTCAAGTACTTGTTCTTGGACTACAACAACTTCGATTCTCTACCATCAGATTGCTTCGACGGTCTCGATAGCTTGGAGGTTCTTGCGTTGGATCACAACAACCTAAATGCTACTAATGGTGGCTGGAGTCTCCCGCCGAGTCTTCAGGGTTCGACTCAGTTGACCAATCTCTCTTGTATGAGTTGCAATTTGGTGGGTTCCTTGCCGGATTTTCTGGGGAAGATGAACTCTCTCTCGTTCCTGAAACTTTCCGACAACAATTTGACCGGAGAGTTGCCGGCGACACTAAACGGCACCGTATTGCAGGTTCTGTGGCTGAACAACCAGCAGGGTGAGGGGCTTACTGGGACAATTGATGTGGTTTCCACTATGGTTTCACTGACAAGTTTGTGGCTTCATGGAAACAAGTTCAGTGGGTCGATTCCGGAGAACATTGGAGACTTGGATTCGTTGAAGGATCTTAATCTCAACGGAAACCAGCTAGTTGGGCTTGTACCTGATGCATTAGGTAACATGAAATTGGACACTCTTGATTTGAACAATAACCATTTGATGGGTCCTATCCCTGATTTCAAAGCTGTTAATGCTACTTTTGATAACAATGATTTTTGTCAAGACAAGCCTGGGATTCCATGCTCCTTTGAGGTCATGGCACTCTTGCAATTTCTTGGTGGGTTGAATTACCCTTCTAATCTGGTGGATTCTTGGACTCGTAATGACCCTTGTTCAGGTCCATGGTTGGGAATCAAGTGTGATACTAATGGCAAGGTTTCTATGATTAATTTGCCAAATTTTAAGCTTAATGGGACGTTGAGTCCTTCTGTTGCAAACTTGGGTTCTCTTGCTGAAATTAGGTTGGGTGGTAACCATATTGGTGGTGTGGTACCTAGTAATTGGACTAACTTGTCGTCTCTTTCGTTGTTGGATCTGAGTGACAATAACATATCCGGTCCAATGCCCAAGTTTCGCCCTGGAGTGAAACTTGTGACGGTTGGGAATCCTCTGTTGGATCCACACTCCCAAGCTCCTTCATCTGGGAACAATAATCCGTCGACCGGATCTGGGAATGATGAGCCTTCAACGGGGTCTACACCCGCACACTCCAATAACAATCCAAGTAGTTCTAATGAAGCAAAGAAATCCAAAGGCAAAGCGTTGGTTACTATTGTTGCTCCCATTGCGGGTGTGGCGGCTGCAGCTTTTCTGCTCATTCCAATTTATGTGTATTGTTtcaggagaagaaggaaggatgCTTTATTGGCTCCTAGTTCACTGGTGATTCACCCAAGAGATCCATCTGATTCGGATCGTATTGTAAAGATTGCTGTTGCTAATAATACCAATGGAAGTATCTCAACTCTAACAGGGAGTGGGTCTGGGAGTCGAAACAGCAGCGGCATTGGGGATTCTCATGTCATTGAAGCTGGCAATCTTGTGATCTCTGTTCAGGTTCTACGAAATGTGACCAAGAATTTTGCCTCTGAGAACGAGCTTGGTCGTGGTGGGTTTGGTGTTGTTTATAAGGGAGAATTGGATGATGGCACAAAAATTGCAGTGAAGCGAATGGAAGCTGGTGTGATTAGTAGCAAAGCGTTAGATGAATTCCAGGCTGAAATTGCAGTTCTATCAAAAGTTAGACACCGGCATCTAGTGTCTCTTTTGGGTTATTCCATTGAAGGGAATGAGAGAATTCTAGTTTATGAGTATATGCCTCAAGGTGCACTAAGTAAGCATCTTTTCCATTGGAAGAGTTTTGGAATGGAGCCACTCTCTTGGAAGAGGAGGCTCAATATTGCCCTGGATGTTGCTAGAGGACTGGAGTACCTTCATTCTATGGCCCACCAAAGCTTCATTCacagagatcttaagtcatcgAATATTTTGCTTGCTGATGATTTCAGAGCAAAAATATCAGATTTTGGATTGGTAAAACTTGCTCCTGAAGGTGAAAAGTCTGTAGTGACCCGGCTTGCAGGGACTTTCGGATACTTGGCGCCAGAATATGcag TGACGGGAAAAATCACTACCAAAGCAGATGTTTTCAGCTTTGGGGTTGTGCTAATGGAGCTGTTGACGGGATTGATGGCACTTGATGAGGGTAGATCTGAGGAAAGCCAATACTTGGCAGCATGGTTCTGGCATATAAAATCAGACAAGAAGAAACTAAGGGCTGCCATTGATCAATCCCTTGACATAAAAGAAGAAACGTTCGAGACCATCTGCGTCATTGCCGAGTTAGTTGGACACTGCACTGCCAGAGAACCAAGCCAACGGCCTGATATGGGTCATGCTGTGAATGTTCTGGCGCCACTCGTTGAAAAATGGAAACCATTTGATGATGACACAGAGGAATATTCCGGCATTGATTATAGCCTTCCTCTTAACCAGATGGTGAAGGACTGGCAGGAAGCAGAAGGAAAGGACTTGAGTTATATGGACTTGGAAGACAGCAAGAGTAGTATCCCAGCAAGGCCTACTGGATTTGCAGATTCTTTTACTTCAGCTGATGGTAGATGA
- the LOC107471360 gene encoding uncharacterized protein LOC107471360 → MTRSKANSKKHRGVDFKKIRRKIGKKLPPPKNATNTEIKSKAIVLPEQSVAADKAGLAVNKKGLTLKELLQQTSHHNAKVRRDALVGIKDLFNKFPTEMKLHKYAAIEKLRERIGDDDKVVRKTLYDLFKSVILPGCKEDNQELIVSLLMAYIFNAMTHFSFDIRIMAFDFLDLVLLFYPPSFASFAEKIFQNYEDILRKNQYFSQDRGKLKDALAGLIRCLSLLPWNKGETNLVNKNENGRILLHAFHDDMPRSPNGFSHIIKKLRDIAPLLINSFLEFTPSITAMASIEGKSFGCMLSILHGIDLIIRSFVYGADKDSESPSMEGEPNGAMWDVKISSILLKKLFPLFPLSPAHHLSEKDNNRLVDLNMAVAKIFFELNEWICLPPDLLEKFLEFMEHALLGQVCEGARSDNAVSEKRLIQLLPFIPKFVSRGASYWTTRLLQAFTYIFRESKPGSLLKLACLSAIEDMLTPIQAMLSLETSNPENLKLQESLMAWIAELPLLLIQLGDNHPACSEVALRLQLHIGQRAFSNSSLACMYDDIQDKLQNFYCTCQGEEGKKCCGSFVRLPRECQELSLCCLYYLSHLDLPILKSIACCCLSPELDPSVLFRIIEILHSAYREGHIKIADHLSIFITLVLHFKVSPEGSSGLKSDIFCQTIKSMTTLLCSYMAQIGGNYLVLNIIEKVIIDHILLKPPLDNSCCLLRMIVTVDSKPTRLSEQSIITLGTYLSQYLIDAAQCLPEDYDEQCKSSTQLTTVHYYLLPCFFLFDRCHKLLNLVLKTMGSAVAESSLWPISDNCTRHPNNWLVRVNAVASVLLLINKDPKMQQIMSSCKEGVDSIIQNVSSLQSSEKISMTIEERHKIKCRYDRLKILLR, encoded by the exons ATGACTCGTTCCAAAGCGAACTCGAAGAAACATCGTGGTGTGGACTTCAAGAAAATACGGCGGAAGATTGGGAAGAAGCTGCCGCCGCCTAAGAATGCAACGAACACGGAAATAAAATCTAAAGCGATTGTTCTTCCGGAGCAGAGTGTAGCGGCGGATAAAGCCGGCTTAGCGGTGAACAAGAAAGGTTTAACTCTGAAAGAGCTACTTCAGCAAACATCTCATCACAATGCCAAAGTTCGGAGAG ATGCATTGGTGGGTATTAAGGATTTATTCAATAAGTTTCCAACAGAGATGAAGTTGCATAAGTATGCTGCCATTGAAAAACTTCGTGAGCgtattggtgatgatgataaggTGGTCCGAAAAACTTTGTATGATCTTTTTAAATCAGTGATTTTACCTGGGTGTAAAGAG GATAATCAAGAGCTGATCGTTTCTTTGTTGATGGCTTACATTTTTAATGCTATGACACATTTTTCATTTGACATTCGGATCATGGCATTTGATTTCTTAGACCTCGTCCTCCTGTTTTATCCTCCTTCCTTTGCTTCTTTTGCAGAAAAG ATTTTTCAGAATTATGAGGATATTCTAAGGAAGAACCAGTACTTTTCCCAGGACAGAGGAAAACTAAAGGATGCCCTTGCTGGATTGATCCGCTGCTTGTCACTCTTGccatggaataaaggagaaacTAATTTGGTTAATAAG AATGAGAATGGTCGAATATTATTGCATGCTTTTCATGATGACATGCCTAGGAGCCCCAATG GTTTTTCCCATATCATAAAGAAATTGAGGGATATAGCGCCATTATTAATAAATAGTTTCCTGGAATTTACTCCATCGATTACTGCTATGGCAAGTATTGAAGGAAAGTCTTTTGGCTGTATGCTATCTATTCTTCATGGCATAGATCTTATAATCAGGTCATTTGTTTATGGGGCTGATAAAGATTCAGAATCTCCAAGTATGGAAGGTGAACCTAATGGGGCTATGTGGGATGTTAAAATCTCTTCTATACTGTTGAAGAAATTATTTCCTCTCTTCCCCCTCAGTCCAGCTCATCATCTTTCAGAAAAG GATAACAATAGATTGGTTGACTTGAACATGGCTGTTGCAAAAATATTCTTTGAATTAAATGAATGGATCTGTCTTCCTCCTGATTTGTTGGAGAAATTTCTTGAGTTTATGGAACATGCACTGCTTGGGCAG GTATGTGAAGGTGCACGATCTGATAATGCTGTCTCGGAAAAGCGTTTGATTCAGCTCCTTCCTTTTATTCCAAAATTTGTTTCACGTGGGGCAAGCTATTGGACAACTCGTCTTCTTCAG GCATTTACGTATATATTCAGGGAAAGCAAACCGGGTTCCTTATTGAAATTGGCCTGTCTATCTGCAATCGAAGACATGCTAACTCCT ATCCAAGCCATGCTTTCTCTGGAGACAAGCAATCCAGAAAATTTAAAACTTCAAGAATCTTTAATGGCTTGGATTGCGGAGCTACCTCTTTTGCTGATCCAGCTTGGAGATAATCACCCAGCCTGCTCTGAG GTTGCTTTGCGTCTTCAACTTCATATAGGACAACGTgctttttcaaactcatcactTGCTTGCATGTATGATGACATCCAAGACAAGTTGCAAAATTTTTATTGCACATGTCAAGGAGAAGAAG GAAAGAAATGCTGCGGTTCTTTTGTGAGGCTTCCTAGAGAATGTCAAGAGCTCTCTTTGTGTTGCCTTTACTATCTCTCTCATCTGGACTTGCCTATTTTAAAGTCAATAGCTTGTTGTTGCTTAA GTCCTGAACTAGATCCGTCTGTGTTATTCCGTATCATTGAGATTCTTCATTCAGCCTATAGGGAAGGGCATATAAAAATTGCAGATCACTTGAGTATCTTCATCACCTTGGTCCTGCATTTTAAAGTTTCTCCTG AAGGTTCTTCTGGTTTGAAGAGTGACATATTCTGTCAAACGATTAAGTCAATGACAACTCTTCTCTGCTCATATATGGCACAAATTGGAGGCAATTATCTTGTTCTAAATATTATAGAGAAAGTCATAATTGATCATATA CTGCTAAAGCCTCCTCTGGATAACAGTTGTTGTCTCCTAAGAATGATTGTTACAGTTGATTCCAAGCCAACGAGACTTTCTGAACAAAGTATTATCACACTAGGCACTTATCTTTCCCAATATCTGATTGATGCTGCACAA TGCCTTCCAGAAGATTATGATGAGCAGTGCAAATCTTCTACTCAATTAACCACTGTCCATTACTATCTCCTACcttgctttttcttgtttgatcggTGTCATAAACTTCTGAATCTAGTGTTAAAGACAATGGGATCAGCTGTAGCTGAAAGTAGTTTGTGGCCAATATCTGATAATTGCACTCGACATCCCAATAACTGGTTGGTTAGGGTGAATGCTGTTGCTTCAGTACTTCTGTTGATAAACAAGGATCCCAAGATGCAACAGATAATGTCTTCATGCAAGGAAGGTGTTGATAGCATTATACAGAATGTTAGTTCTTTACAG TCATCCGAGAAGATAAGTATGACAATTGAAGaaaggcataaaataaaatgcagatATGATCGACTAAAAATCTTATTGAGATAA
- the LOC127743072 gene encoding uncharacterized protein LOC127743072: MVKEEWRGLRELQFTEIMKALTGPLGRWHKDNFGEMDKKILKLEEEIKKGDGMVSNGVYDGTMEARRKALVTCCERWYVRKEIHWKQMSRSRQAKEMDRNTRYFHHIASARRRNNRIDALIVNDRLVRNQARIKIAVREFYKDLYHQGSSPLLGFRDGLVKRIDEEEYMTLEAMHSTEEIREAVWDCESSKVPGCDGYNMNFIKRCWDKIGAEFTAFVMGFFQNPSYRQILILYYLEGASYEDESSDARISRGDSECVCEGVKRSFVDIVLQKIEFGRRWRAWVMECVTTASISVLINGSPSKPFKMERGLRQGDPLFPFLFVLVVDVLHRMVGEAVRIGRIFPLVVGRDSVELSHLQFADDTILFYPPENETMKNYKWLLRWFELMSGLSINYEKSSLIPINFEELWVQHMCSLWGCKEDTLPVKYLGIPLGANPRLVKTWKPITDKVEDKLSLWKTKVLNKAGKVVLIKSVLNSLPVYYLSLYKMPKPVAKKLISLQRRFL; the protein is encoded by the exons ATGGTTAAGGAGGAATGGAGAGGGTTAAGGGAGTTGCAGTTTACAGAAATAATGAAGGCATTGACGGGACCTTTGGGAAGATGGCATAAAGACAACTTTGGTGAGATGGACAAGAAGATCTTGAAGCttgaggaagagataaaaaaGGGAGATGGCATGGTAAGTAATGGAGTGTATGATGGAACTATGGAGGCTAGAAGGAAGGCATTAGTTACTTGTTGTGAGAGGTGGTATGTCAGGAAAGAAATTCACTGGAAGCAAATGTCTCGATCTCGACAAGCAAAGGAAATGGACAGGAACACAAGATACTTTCACCATATAGCGTCGGCAAGAAGGAGGAATAATCGGATTGATGCTCTGATAGTTAATGATAGATTGGTTAGGAACCAAGCTAGAATAAAAATAGCCGTTAGAGAGTTTTATAAAGATCTGTATCATCAGGGAAGCTCTCCTTTGTTGGGGTTCAGAGATGGTTTGGTGAAAAGGATAGATGAGGAAGAATATATGACCTTGGAGGCGATGCATTCGACTGAGGAAATTAGAGAGGCAGTGTGGGATTGTGAGTCATCGAAGGTGCCAGGTTGTGATGGGTACAACATGAATTTCATAAAAAGGTGTTGGGATAAGATTGGGGCAGAATTTACGGCATTTGTGATGGGATTCTTTCAGAATCCAAGTTACCGGCAGATTCTAATATTAT ATTATCTCGAAGGTGCTAGTTATGAGGATGAGAGTAGTGATGCCAGGATTAGTAGGGGAGACTCAGAGTGCGTTTGTGAAGG GGTCAAGAGAAGTTTTGTGGATATTGTGCTGCAAAAGATAGAATTTGGGCGTAGGTGGAGGGCGTGGGTTATGGAGTGTGTGACCACAGCTTCTATATCAGTCTTGATTAATGGTTCGCCATCTAAACCGTTTAAAATGGAAAGGGGCTTGAGACAAGGTGACccgctttttccttttctttttgtgcTGGTTGTGGATGTTCTGCATCGAATGGTGGGTGAAGCAGTCAGGATCGGACGTATTTTCCCCCTGGTGGTTGGTCGAGACAGTGTGGAGCTATCACACCTTCAGTTTGCTGATGACACTATTCTGTTTTACCCACCAGAAAATGAGACTATGAAGAATTACAAGTGGCTGCTACGATGGTTTGAGTTAATGTCTGGACTCAGTATTAATTACGAAAAATCCAGTTTGATTCCAATCAATTTTGAAGAGCTGTGGGTACAACATATGTGTAGTTTGTGGGGTTGTAAGGAAGATACCCTCCCTGTTAAGTACCTTGGAATCCCCTTAGGAGCTAATCCAAGGCTGGTTAAGACCTGGAAGCCTATAACCGATAAGGTGGAAGACAAACTAAGCCTTTGGAAAACTAAGGTGCTAAACAAAGCGGGAAAGGTAGTGCTTATCAAATCAGTCTTGAACAGCTTGCCAGTGTATTATTTGAGTTTATACAAGATGCCGAAGCCAGTTGCTAAGAAGTTAATTTCATTACAGAGAAGATTTCTATGA